The Sulfolobus acidocaldarius DSM 639 genome has a window encoding:
- the rpl12p gene encoding 50S ribosomal protein P1 yields the protein MEYIYASLLLHAAKKEISEENIKNVLSAAGITVDEVRLKAVAAALKEVNIDEILKTATAMPVAAVAAPAGQQTQQAAEKKEEKKEEEKKGPSEEEIGGGLSSLFG from the coding sequence ATGGAGTACATATACGCAAGTTTACTATTGCACGCAGCTAAGAAAGAAATAAGTGAGGAAAACATAAAGAATGTATTAAGTGCAGCAGGAATAACAGTGGACGAAGTTAGACTAAAAGCTGTAGCAGCTGCTTTAAAAGAAGTAAATATAGACGAAATATTGAAGACAGCTACTGCAATGCCTGTAGCAGCAGTAGCAGCCCCTGCAGGTCAACAGACACAGCAGGCAGCTGAGAAGAAAGAAGAAAAGAAAGAAGAAGAAAAGAAAGGACCAAGCGAAGAAGAGATAGGCGGAGGCTTATCATCACTATTCGGTTAA
- a CDS encoding 50S ribosomal protein L10, which translates to MIGLAVTTTKKIAKWKVDEVAELTEKLKTHKTIIIANIEGFPADKLHEIRKKLRGKADIKVTKNNLFNIALKNAGYDTKLFESYLTGPNAFIFTDTNPFELQLFLSKFKLKRYALPGDKADEEVVVPAGDTGIAAGPMLSVFGKLKIKTKVQDGKIHILQDTTVAKPGDEIPADIVPILQKLGIMPVYVKLNIKIAYDNGVIIPGDKLSINLDDYTNEIRKAHINAFAVATEIAYPEPKVLEFTATKAMRNALALASEIGYITQETAQAVFTKAVMKAYAVASSISGKVDLGVQIQAQPQVSEQAAEKKEEKKEEEKKGPSEEEIGGGLSSLFGG; encoded by the coding sequence GTGATCGGTTTGGCAGTTACTACAACTAAAAAAATAGCAAAATGGAAAGTAGATGAAGTAGCTGAACTTACTGAAAAATTAAAAACCCATAAAACTATAATAATAGCTAATATAGAGGGTTTTCCTGCAGATAAACTTCATGAAATAAGGAAAAAATTAAGAGGAAAAGCTGACATAAAGGTAACTAAAAACAACTTATTTAACATAGCACTCAAAAATGCAGGGTATGACACTAAATTATTTGAAAGCTATCTAACTGGACCTAATGCCTTTATATTTACTGATACTAATCCCTTCGAATTACAGTTATTCCTATCAAAATTTAAATTAAAGAGATATGCCCTGCCAGGAGATAAGGCAGATGAGGAGGTTGTTGTACCAGCAGGAGATACAGGTATTGCAGCAGGTCCCATGCTCAGTGTTTTCGGAAAGTTGAAAATAAAAACAAAAGTCCAGGATGGAAAAATTCACATATTACAAGACACAACAGTTGCAAAGCCTGGAGATGAGATACCAGCAGATATTGTACCAATATTACAAAAACTAGGAATAATGCCAGTATATGTAAAATTAAACATTAAGATAGCCTATGATAATGGAGTAATAATCCCAGGAGATAAATTATCAATTAACCTTGATGATTATACTAATGAAATCAGAAAAGCTCATATTAACGCATTTGCAGTAGCCACAGAAATAGCGTACCCAGAACCAAAGGTCCTTGAATTTACAGCAACCAAAGCTATGAGAAATGCATTAGCTCTAGCCAGTGAGATAGGTTATATAACTCAAGAGACAGCACAGGCAGTATTTACTAAAGCAGTAATGAAAGCATACGCTGTTGCCTCTTCAATAAGCGGAAAAGTAGATTTAGGAGTTCAAATACAAGCACAACCACAGGTCTCTGAACAGGCAGCTGAGAAGAAAGAAGAAAAGAAAGAAGAAGAAAAGAAAGGACCAAGCGAAGAAGAGATAGGCGGAGGCTTATCATCACTATTCGGTGGATGA
- a CDS encoding 50S ribosomal protein L1 codes for MKKVLADKESLIEALKLALSTEYNVKRNFTQSVEIILTFKGIDMKKGDLKLREIVPLPKQPSKAKRVLVVPSFEQLEYAKKASPNVVITREELQKLQGQKRPVKKLARQNEWFLINQESMALAGRILGPALGPRGKFPTPLPNTADISEYINRFKRSVLVKTKDQPQVQVFIGTEDMKPEDLAENAIAVLNAIENKAKVETNLRNIYVKTTMGKAVKVKRA; via the coding sequence GTGAAGAAAGTGTTAGCGGATAAAGAATCGTTGATAGAAGCCTTAAAACTGGCACTTAGTACGGAGTATAATGTAAAAAGGAACTTTACACAAAGTGTGGAAATTATACTTACGTTTAAAGGAATTGATATGAAGAAAGGTGACCTTAAACTTAGAGAAATAGTTCCCTTACCAAAACAGCCATCTAAAGCAAAGAGGGTTCTTGTTGTTCCATCCTTCGAACAACTCGAATATGCTAAAAAAGCATCTCCCAATGTTGTGATAACTAGAGAAGAATTACAAAAATTACAAGGACAAAAAAGACCAGTGAAAAAATTAGCTAGACAAAATGAGTGGTTTTTAATTAACCAGGAATCTATGGCACTGGCAGGAAGGATATTAGGACCCGCCTTAGGACCTAGAGGTAAGTTTCCTACACCTCTACCCAATACAGCTGATATCAGTGAATATATTAATAGATTCAAGAGATCAGTTCTAGTAAAGACCAAGGATCAGCCACAAGTTCAAGTATTCATAGGAACTGAGGACATGAAGCCTGAAGACTTAGCTGAGAATGCGATAGCCGTATTAAATGCAATAGAGAATAAAGCAAAGGTAGAAACTAATCTAAGAAATATTTATGTTAAAACAACAATGGGTAAAGCTGTAAAAGTTAAAAGAGCGTGA
- a CDS encoding 50S ribosomal protein L11 yields MPTKTIKIMVEGGSAKPGPPLGPTLSQLGLNVQEVVKKINDVTAQFKGMSVPVTIEIDSSTKKYDIKVGVPTTTSLLLKAINAQEPSGDPAHKKIGNLDLEQIADIAIKKKPQLSAKTLTAAIKSLLGTARSIGITVEGKDPKDVIKEIDQGKYNDLLTNYEQKWNEAEG; encoded by the coding sequence TTGCCTACTAAGACAATAAAAATAATGGTAGAAGGAGGTAGTGCTAAACCAGGTCCACCATTGGGACCTACCCTATCACAATTAGGACTTAATGTTCAGGAAGTTGTTAAAAAAATAAATGATGTTACAGCACAATTTAAAGGAATGTCAGTACCAGTCACAATTGAGATCGATAGTTCAACTAAAAAATATGATATAAAAGTTGGAGTACCTACAACAACATCACTATTACTTAAAGCAATAAACGCTCAAGAGCCCTCAGGAGATCCAGCCCACAAGAAGATAGGCAATTTAGACTTAGAACAAATTGCTGACATAGCGATTAAGAAAAAGCCTCAACTTAGCGCAAAAACTCTAACAGCTGCAATAAAGAGTTTACTAGGAACTGCAAGGTCAATAGGTATAACTGTTGAAGGAAAAGATCCTAAAGATGTAATAAAAGAGATTGATCAAGGAAAATACAATGACTTATTAACTAATTATGAGCAAAAATGGAATGAAGCAGAAGGGTGA
- a CDS encoding transcription elongation factor Spt5: protein MEDFKYRNYYVLRVTGGQEINVALILEERIKTNNINEIFSVVVPPNIKGYVILEATGPHVVKLISSGIRHVKGVAHGLIQKEDVTKFVSKSVALPAVKEGDLVEVISGPFRGMQAQVVRVESTKNEVVLNILESSYPVQVTVPLEQVKPVKR from the coding sequence ATGGAGGACTTCAAGTACAGAAATTATTACGTGTTAAGAGTTACAGGAGGACAAGAAATTAACGTGGCTCTTATTTTAGAAGAAAGAATAAAAACAAATAATATAAATGAAATCTTTTCTGTAGTAGTCCCACCTAATATAAAGGGTTATGTGATACTTGAAGCTACCGGACCTCATGTAGTAAAATTAATTTCATCAGGAATAAGACACGTTAAAGGAGTAGCTCATGGACTAATTCAGAAAGAAGATGTTACAAAATTTGTTTCTAAGTCAGTTGCATTACCCGCTGTGAAAGAAGGAGACTTAGTAGAGGTAATTAGTGGTCCATTTAGAGGTATGCAGGCTCAAGTTGTGAGAGTAGAATCAACAAAAAATGAAGTAGTTTTAAATATTTTAGAATCCTCATATCCTGTTCAGGTTACAGTTCCTTTGGAACAAGTTAAACCTGTTAAGAGGTGA
- a CDS encoding protein translocase SEC61 complex subunit gamma gives MKVFSIMKISDIIKRLREDWKRIISVAKKPDKDSFNYSIRLTLLVMAVVGLIAYIVQLTTSLIIR, from the coding sequence ATGAAAGTTTTTAGTATAATGAAAATTTCTGACATTATCAAAAGGCTACGAGAAGACTGGAAGAGAATAATTAGTGTAGCCAAGAAACCAGACAAAGATTCATTTAATTACAGTATTAGGCTTACACTTTTAGTTATGGCTGTAGTTGGTCTCATCGCTTACATTGTACAGTTAACTACATCACTGATAATAAGGTAA
- the ftsY gene encoding signal recognition particle-docking protein FtsY: protein MSVQTGQENKQENKRSFFDFLKYKTIKEDDLNDVIEELRFQLLDSDVSYEVTEKILEDLKNNLIGKKVSRREEVEEIVINTLKKSITEILTKNQKTDLIEKIRSSGKKPFVIIFFGVNGVGKTTTIAKVVNMLKKNNLSTIIAASDTFRAAAQEQLAYHASKLEVQLIRGKYGADPASVAFDAISFAKSRNIDVVLIDTAGRMHIDSDLVEELKRVLRIAKPDFRILILDSLAGSDALEQARHFENNVGYDAVILTKVDADAKGGIALSLAYELKKPVVYMGVGQNYDDLIPFSPDWFVERIFSS, encoded by the coding sequence ATTTCAGTTCAAACAGGTCAAGAAAATAAGCAGGAGAATAAACGATCCTTCTTTGATTTCCTGAAGTATAAAACGATAAAAGAGGACGATCTTAATGACGTTATAGAAGAACTCAGATTTCAACTTCTTGATTCTGATGTATCTTATGAAGTTACGGAAAAAATACTAGAAGATCTCAAAAATAATCTGATAGGGAAAAAGGTTAGTAGAAGAGAGGAAGTTGAGGAAATAGTAATAAATACTCTAAAAAAATCTATAACAGAGATTTTAACAAAAAATCAAAAAACAGATTTGATAGAAAAAATAAGAAGTAGTGGAAAGAAGCCATTTGTAATAATATTCTTTGGAGTTAATGGAGTAGGTAAAACTACTACTATAGCAAAAGTAGTAAATATGCTGAAGAAAAATAACTTATCTACAATTATTGCAGCCTCAGATACATTTAGAGCTGCTGCACAAGAGCAACTAGCTTATCATGCATCAAAATTAGAGGTTCAACTAATAAGAGGAAAATATGGTGCTGATCCAGCGTCGGTAGCATTCGATGCCATAAGTTTTGCTAAGAGTAGAAATATAGATGTAGTACTTATTGATACAGCTGGGAGAATGCATATAGACTCTGATTTAGTTGAAGAACTTAAGAGGGTTTTAAGGATAGCAAAACCTGATTTTAGGATCTTAATATTAGACTCGCTAGCAGGAAGTGATGCATTAGAACAGGCTAGACATTTTGAAAATAATGTTGGATATGATGCAGTAATTCTTACCAAAGTAGATGCAGATGCTAAAGGTGGAATAGCTCTTTCATTAGCGTATGAATTGAAAAAACCTGTAGTATATATGGGAGTAGGACAGAATTATGATGATTTAATTCCCTTCTCACCAGACTGGTTTGTAGAAAGGATATTCAGTAGTTAA
- the pfdA gene encoding prefoldin subunit alpha — MSEEAEQQQAAEYIAYLYDQASALRQYIDTLQKNLAEVLESLEAVRASKSAVDEIGKENQEYLLFGDRKGNIVFKVNSVDKNKVLIHLGLNYYAEVDPQAAKKILDDREQQLAEVSKNIQGELSKSIDAYNQIAEILSQVQGKKGE; from the coding sequence ATGAGTGAAGAGGCAGAGCAACAACAAGCGGCAGAATATATAGCATACCTATATGATCAAGCATCAGCACTAAGACAATATATAGATACCCTTCAGAAGAACCTGGCAGAGGTACTAGAATCCTTAGAAGCAGTAAGAGCATCAAAAAGTGCCGTAGACGAGATAGGTAAGGAAAACCAGGAATACTTGTTATTTGGCGACAGAAAGGGCAATATAGTATTCAAGGTAAACAGTGTAGATAAAAATAAGGTTCTAATACACTTAGGATTAAATTATTACGCAGAAGTTGATCCACAAGCAGCTAAGAAAATTCTGGATGATAGAGAGCAACAGTTGGCTGAAGTATCTAAAAATATACAAGGTGAATTATCTAAGTCAATAGACGCTTATAATCAAATTGCAGAAATTCTTTCCCAAGTGCAAGGTAAAAAAGGTGAATAA